TAAATTGATTTCTGGTAAGTCCTAGCGCATCTTTTACTGGATCGGTAAATACAGAAACACCAACTGTTTGCCCCGGAATACTTGCTAATACACCTATACTTCCAATTATCAATACCACATATCCATAAAAAAATGGTGATTTGTTCGGATTGATTAAAGAAAATCTATTGATTTTGGACATGAGTCTGTTTAGCAATTAAAAGGATATGAAATTCTAATATCCGGAATGATTTCAAGTATTTAAAGTATGTTTTTAATAGCTTTAAACCAATCTTCAATATCCGTTTTATTCGTGTTTAATGCTATACTCCTGTTACCGTAAGGTGCGTAAATATTTTCATTTGTAACAGAAAAGAAGCCGACAGTAGGGGTTAACGAGGCACTTGCTAAGTGCATCACACCATTATCGGCAGCTATAAAAATAGATGTGTTTTTTATAATAGCTCCCATTTCTCTAATGTCTTTACTGTAAAAATTCGGTGCTTTGAAATTAATTTTTGAAATGTTTTCAATCGGTAACATTTCAATAATATTATGATCAGGAAATTCCTTTTGCAAACGTGTGTAAAAAGTTAACCACCAATCTTCAGAATAACACTTATCGCCTGTAGCATTGGTATAAATACAAATCGTTTTTTTATCATTTTTAATGATGTCATCTAAAATCTTCTTGCCTTTAGAAAGCTCAGAATCATTTAATTTTATATCTAATAATGGGACTTCACTTTCATTTTCAGGGAACCCAATTTTAGTTAAGTAATGTCTTAAATTATAAATAGGATATTTTGATATGTGTTGATAATCGCTATATTTTTGTTGTATTTCTTCGTTTATATCTCCAAAAACTTTTATCGAGGCATCTGCTAAATTTGTTAGTAATCGTCCTGATGATGAGTTTTTATCGCCATTAATCACTAAATCATATTTTTCTTGTTTAATAGATATCCATGCTTTAGCATATTTAAATAAATTACTGAATGGTTTTCTTGGAAGTTGAATTATTTTGTTTATCGCTTTATAATTTTCAAATACAGGAAATGCCACACCACCTTTAACAAATAAATCAATTTTACAATCTGGAAATGTATTAATAACTTCTTGTACAATTGGTGTTAATAAAAGTTGATTTCCCAATCTATGATTAGGTCTAATAATTAAAACTCTTTTTATATCGGATTTATTAAGAGCTCCTACTTTTGGTTCAGAATATGAGCTACCAATATTTTTAGTAATACTGTGTGTAATTTTTCTTCTAATCTGATTGATGCGTATTTTGAATGACATTTAGCTTTTTTCTAAAAATAAAATCGAGGCAAAAATACTAATTATAAGTACAATCGTAATCTTGCTACAACTATTATTACTAACTAAATAGTATTTTACATATTTTTCAACTCACTTACCAAGTCGGTTAATGCAGCTTTAGCATCACCAAATAACATAGAGGTTTTAGAATTGTAAAACAATTCATTTTCAATACCTGCGTAACCCGCATTCATACTTCGTTTATTAACAACAATATGCTTTGCATTTTCTACATCTAAAATAGGCATTCCATAAATTGGACTAGCAGGGTCGTTATGTGCAGCTGGATTTACAACATCATTAGCGCCAACTACTAAAACAACATCAGCGTTATTAAATTGCGGATTTATATCATCCATTTCTATAAGTAATCCATAATCAACATTAGATTCAGCTAGCAAAACATTCATATGTCCTGGCATTCTTCCAGCAACTGGATGTATGGCATATTTTACATTAACACCTTTACCAGTAAGTATTTCTTCTAGCTCATGTATTACATGCTGTGCTTGAGCTACCGCTAAACCATAACCAGGAACTATAATAACATTAGTAGCATAATTCATCATTATAGCAGCATCACTAGCATTTGTGCTTTTTATAGTCCCTAAACTTTTATTACTCCCTGCTACTCCAGCTGTCGCTGTGAATGATCCAAAAATAACAGAGGCTAAAGTTCTATTCATAGCTTTACACATTGCTATGGTTAAAATAATACCAGCAGAACCTACT
The nucleotide sequence above comes from Flavobacteriaceae bacterium HL-DH10. Encoded proteins:
- a CDS encoding glycosyltransferase family 9 protein; its protein translation is MSFKIRINQIRRKITHSITKNIGSSYSEPKVGALNKSDIKRVLIIRPNHRLGNQLLLTPIVQEVINTFPDCKIDLFVKGGVAFPVFENYKAINKIIQLPRKPFSNLFKYAKAWISIKQEKYDLVINGDKNSSSGRLLTNLADASIKVFGDINEEIQQKYSDYQHISKYPIYNLRHYLTKIGFPENESEVPLLDIKLNDSELSKGKKILDDIIKNDKKTICIYTNATGDKCYSEDWWLTFYTRLQKEFPDHNIIEMLPIENISKINFKAPNFYSKDIREMGAIIKNTSIFIAADNGVMHLASASLTPTVGFFSVTNENIYAPYGNRSIALNTNKTDIEDWFKAIKNIL